A single region of the Acidobacteriota bacterium genome encodes:
- a CDS encoding AbrB/MazE/SpoVT family DNA-binding domain-containing protein, protein MDKITFSPKPVTLSPKYQVVIPLEIRTALRLKPGQKIQAIRVGETISLIPVRPMEEYRGFLRGIDTTVEREPDREL, encoded by the coding sequence ATGGACAAGATCACCTTCTCTCCCAAACCCGTCACACTGTCCCCCAAGTACCAGGTCGTCATCCCGCTTGAGATCCGCACCGCTTTGCGGCTCAAGCCAGGCCAGAAGATCCAGGCGATTCGCGTCGGCGAGACGATCAGTCTCATCCCGGTCAGGCCGATGGAGGAGTATCGAGGGTTCCTCAGGGGAATCGACACCACCGTCGAGCGTGAACCGGATCGAGAACTGTGA